The following proteins are co-located in the Meriones unguiculatus strain TT.TT164.6M chromosome 4, Bangor_MerUng_6.1, whole genome shotgun sequence genome:
- the LOC110566871 gene encoding beta-defensin 4 — translation MRIHHLLFAFLLVLLSPLAAFTQRINNPLTCFTNGGICWGPCTGGFRQIGNCGLPKVRCCKKK, via the exons ATGAGGATCCATCACCTTCTCTTTGCGTTTCTCCTGGTGCTGCTGTCACCTCTTGCAG CTTTCACCCAAAGAATCAACAATCCATTAACTTGTTTCACCAACGGAGGCATATGCTGGGGTCCATGCACTGGGGGTTTCCGGCAGATTGGCAATTGTGGCCTCCCTAAAGTCAGGTGCTGCAAGAAAAAGTAA